One genomic window of Heptranchias perlo isolate sHepPer1 chromosome 12, sHepPer1.hap1, whole genome shotgun sequence includes the following:
- the LOC137328117 gene encoding P-selectin glycoprotein ligand 1-like has translation MAAQTDAMTAQTDAMEAQTDAMQDQTDAMEAQTDAMAAQTDAMEAQTDAMTDAMTAQTDAMTAQTDAMAAQMAAMTAQTDAMTAQTDSMTAQTDSMTAQTDAMTAQTDAMTAQTDAMTAQTDAMTAQTDAMTAQMAAMTAQTDAMTAQTDAMTAQTDAMTTDAMTAQTDAMTAQTDAMTAQTDAMTAYTAALEAQTAPIVTLGTTVGLPGRHSAPAICSPGDHQDC, from the exons atggcagctcagactgatgctatgacagctcagactgatgctatggaagctcagactgatgctatgCAAGATCAGACTGAtgctatggaagctcagactgatgctatggcagctcagactgatgctatggaagctcagactgatgctatg actgatgctatgacagctcagactgatgctatgacagctcagactgatgctatgGCAGCTCAGATGGCTGCTATgacagctcagactgatgctatgACAGCTCAGACTGATTCTATGACAGCTCAGACTGATTCTATgacagctcagactgatgctatgacagctcagactgatgctatgacagctcagactgatgctatgacagctcagactgatgctatgacagctcagactgatgctatgACAGCTCAGATGGCTGCTATgacagctcagactgatgctatgacagctcagactgatgctatgacagctcagactgatgctatgaca actgatgctatgacagctcagactgatgctatgacagctcagactgatgctatgacagctcagactgatgctatgACAGCTTACACAGCTGCTTTGGAAGCGCAGACAGCTCCTATAGTGACTCTGGGCACCACtgtggggcttccagggcgtcacagcgctccagcaatctgttctccaggtgatcaccaggattgctga